A region of Aliivibrio fischeri DNA encodes the following proteins:
- the norR gene encoding nitric oxide reductase transcriptional regulator NorR, with amino-acid sequence MKNIKDEWVQIALDLTSGLSSKDRFERLLSTIRNALKCDASALLLFKNQYFSPLATNGLDDDVIGRRFAISQHPRLEAIARAGDIVRFPSDSDLPDPYDGLIANEKSQLQVHSCIGLPLLVNERLIGAVTIDAFDPTQFDTFTNKELRIISALAATSLHTALLMERLENQSGENSNNSSFERSSDNHVEMIGESLAMQELQANINAVANTELSVLITGETGVGKELVASALHQRSARAQQNLVYLNCAALPESVAESELFGHVKGAFTGAISNRKGKFESADNGTLFLDEIGELSLALQAKLLRVLQYGDIQRIGDDNHIKVNTRIIAATNKTLSDEVKNGDFRADLYHRLSVFPIFVPPLRDRGNDVTLLVGYFAEKSRIKLGATSIRITPEAITLLNDYSWPGNIRELEHVISRAAVLSRAQSDDSDLVLSPTHFLIKKENHAEKNIANQIVTPHSKNTKDLRSATDEFQTNLIKKTYQEQQQNWAATARALQLDTGNLHRLAKRLNLKE; translated from the coding sequence ATGAAAAATATTAAAGATGAATGGGTTCAAATTGCATTGGATCTCACCTCTGGATTATCAAGCAAAGATCGTTTTGAACGTTTGTTATCAACGATCAGAAATGCCTTAAAATGCGATGCTTCCGCTCTTCTATTATTTAAAAATCAGTATTTTTCTCCTCTTGCTACCAATGGCTTAGACGACGATGTCATTGGTCGTCGTTTTGCTATTTCTCAACATCCTCGTTTAGAGGCGATTGCCCGAGCTGGAGACATTGTTCGATTTCCTTCAGATAGTGATTTACCTGATCCTTATGATGGTTTGATTGCTAATGAAAAAAGTCAGTTGCAGGTCCACTCATGTATTGGTTTACCTCTACTGGTTAATGAACGATTAATTGGAGCGGTCACAATAGATGCATTTGACCCTACTCAATTTGATACATTTACAAACAAAGAGTTAAGAATAATCAGTGCATTAGCAGCAACTAGCTTGCATACCGCTTTATTGATGGAAAGATTAGAAAATCAATCGGGAGAAAACTCAAATAACTCATCATTTGAGCGATCATCTGATAATCATGTTGAAATGATTGGTGAATCCCTCGCAATGCAAGAGTTGCAAGCCAACATTAACGCCGTTGCTAATACAGAATTATCCGTATTAATTACGGGCGAAACCGGTGTGGGTAAAGAACTGGTTGCGAGTGCTTTACATCAGAGATCAGCACGAGCGCAACAAAACTTAGTGTATTTAAACTGCGCGGCATTACCTGAATCCGTTGCAGAAAGTGAACTATTTGGACACGTTAAAGGTGCTTTTACAGGGGCGATCAGTAACAGAAAAGGGAAATTTGAATCGGCTGACAATGGTACGCTATTTCTGGATGAGATAGGCGAGTTATCATTGGCTCTGCAGGCTAAATTACTGCGTGTTTTACAATATGGTGATATTCAACGTATTGGTGATGACAACCATATTAAGGTAAATACACGAATTATCGCAGCAACCAACAAAACACTGAGTGATGAGGTAAAAAATGGTGATTTTCGTGCTGACTTATATCATCGATTGAGTGTCTTCCCTATTTTTGTTCCACCGCTTAGAGACAGGGGTAATGACGTCACTTTACTCGTTGGTTACTTTGCAGAAAAAAGTCGTATTAAATTAGGGGCGACAAGTATACGAATCACACCTGAAGCCATCACTTTACTTAATGACTATTCATGGCCTGGGAATATTCGAGAATTAGAGCATGTAATAAGCCGAGCTGCCGTTTTATCAAGAGCTCAAAGTGACGATTCTGATTTAGTATTATCTCCTACTCATTTCTTAATAAAAAAAGAAAACCATGCAGAAAAAAACATAGCGAATCAAATTGTTACACCACATTCAAAAAACACCAAAGATTTACGCTCTGCTACGGATGAATTTCAAACTAATTTAATTAAAAAAACATATCAAGAACAGCAACAAAATTGGGCTGCAACCGCCAGAGCATTGCAACTTGATACAGGAAATTTACATCGTTTAGCAAAACGGTTAAATCTAAAAGAGTAA
- a CDS encoding methyl-accepting chemotaxis protein: MFKSIKTRIAVSAGLAIFITLSTAMFFTTVSYNGVNKEITQQVSNQLAANIDYKLLSIADQQRAELNGQFAPVISNLKQLQSLLELSNQHQASASLLVEQFTSSLKIQNESVFAGYMVWEEENFIKDDSELTQKALNKQGILSPFFSPTGSSFEALGMDSFNNTSLNNNGERIDEWHLAPFESGKSFVMEPYYYNVRGNQELITTISLPLLYNNKIVGSLGYDWSIKSFQEISKKAAQSIGIPGAVVSIASWNGTLLSFSQNEEFVGKKVKDDFAKNWGQIQQEAQNKTAFLKDIGQFKTAIATIETGSKPWIVMVSIPSNVLQKEITDFNTLSNELSNNALSNGLLSGVISSIIGIVIIFILARQIGNTLMNLTSRFENIAQGDGDLTQRIDIDSKDEIGQLAFWFNTFIEKVQNTLHNAKDTAELVSQSSMNTMAETEKSQVKLQNQVNEVTQLATAINEMSATAMEVASSALQAATAASQIQTSSEDGQKIMDRAAASVEELAQFINEAQEQVVNLSASSNDIQNILAEIGGIAEQTNLLALNAAIEAARAGEYGRGFAVVADEVRNLASRTQTSTQEINNMLGVLQQNTQSIVTVMDNSQKQALSTKEETLIAQENLKEISSAILVANDMNNQIASAAEEQSSVSEEINRNVTSINEAANEVLCDMQTSLKDTEELTKESHSLTEKLNEFKTQ; this comes from the coding sequence ATGTTCAAATCAATAAAAACACGCATAGCAGTTAGCGCAGGTCTTGCAATATTCATCACTCTAAGTACAGCAATGTTTTTTACAACGGTGTCGTATAATGGGGTAAATAAAGAGATCACTCAGCAAGTATCAAATCAACTTGCTGCAAATATTGACTATAAATTGTTGTCTATCGCAGACCAACAACGTGCCGAATTAAACGGTCAATTTGCACCTGTAATCAGTAACCTAAAACAGTTACAGTCACTACTAGAACTATCAAACCAACACCAAGCAAGTGCGAGTCTTTTAGTTGAGCAATTCACTTCATCTCTAAAAATTCAAAATGAGAGCGTATTTGCTGGCTACATGGTATGGGAAGAAGAAAACTTCATTAAAGACGATTCTGAACTCACACAAAAAGCGCTCAATAAACAAGGCATATTATCCCCATTTTTCTCTCCTACAGGTTCAAGCTTTGAAGCTTTAGGTATGGATAGCTTTAACAATACGTCTTTAAATAATAATGGTGAACGTATTGATGAATGGCATCTAGCTCCTTTTGAATCTGGTAAAAGCTTTGTAATGGAACCATATTATTACAATGTAAGGGGCAACCAAGAGCTTATTACAACCATCAGCTTACCATTACTTTACAACAATAAAATTGTAGGTTCATTAGGATACGATTGGTCAATCAAAAGCTTCCAAGAGATAAGTAAAAAAGCGGCTCAATCTATTGGCATCCCTGGCGCTGTTGTATCTATCGCATCATGGAACGGTACACTGCTTTCGTTCAGTCAAAATGAAGAATTTGTCGGAAAAAAAGTTAAAGACGATTTCGCCAAAAACTGGGGACAAATCCAACAAGAAGCTCAGAATAAAACGGCTTTCTTAAAAGACATTGGCCAATTTAAAACCGCGATTGCAACGATTGAAACAGGCTCTAAACCGTGGATCGTTATGGTTTCTATACCGTCAAATGTATTACAAAAAGAGATCACCGATTTCAATACACTCAGCAATGAGTTAAGTAATAATGCCCTTTCAAACGGTCTGCTAAGCGGTGTAATTTCATCGATTATTGGTATTGTTATCATCTTTATTCTAGCAAGACAGATCGGTAATACACTCATGAATTTAACCTCTCGCTTTGAGAATATTGCTCAAGGTGACGGTGATTTAACTCAACGTATTGATATTGATTCAAAAGATGAAATTGGTCAATTAGCATTCTGGTTTAATACGTTTATCGAGAAAGTTCAAAATACATTACATAACGCTAAAGACACGGCTGAATTAGTATCTCAATCTTCAATGAACACCATGGCAGAGACTGAGAAATCACAAGTTAAACTTCAAAACCAAGTAAATGAAGTAACTCAGTTGGCAACAGCGATTAATGAAATGAGTGCAACGGCAATGGAAGTGGCTTCATCAGCCCTACAAGCAGCAACAGCAGCAAGCCAGATTCAAACAAGCAGCGAAGATGGTCAGAAGATCATGGATAGAGCTGCGGCTTCTGTTGAAGAACTCGCACAATTTATTAATGAAGCTCAAGAACAAGTGGTTAACCTATCAGCATCAAGCAATGATATTCAAAATATCTTGGCTGAAATTGGAGGTATTGCAGAGCAAACCAACCTACTTGCACTTAATGCCGCTATTGAAGCCGCTCGTGCAGGTGAATATGGTCGTGGTTTTGCTGTTGTTGCGGATGAAGTGAGAAATCTTGCTAGTCGTACGCAAACTTCAACTCAAGAGATCAATAACATGCTTGGGGTTTTACAACAAAATACTCAAAGCATTGTTACTGTAATGGATAACAGCCAAAAACAAGCATTATCAACAAAAGAAGAAACATTAATTGCACAAGAAAATCTCAAAGAGATCAGCAGTGCAATTCTGGTTGCTAATGATATGAACAATCAAATTGCTTCCGCAGCTGAAGAGCAAAGCTCAGTATCAGAAGAAATTAATCGTAATGTTACAAGCATTAATGAAGCAGCTAACGAAGTGCTGTGTGATATGCAAACATCACTAAAAGATACAGAAGAGCTAACCAAAGAAAGTCATTCATTAACTGAAAAATTGAATGAGTTCAAAACCCAGTAA
- the mnmA gene encoding tRNA 2-thiouridine(34) synthase MnmA: MSDNSQKKVIVGMSGGVDSSVSAYLLQQQGYQVEGLFMKNWEEDDNEEYCTAAEDLADAQAVCDKLGIHLHTINFAAEYWDNVFEYFLEEYKAGRTPNPDILCNKEIKFKAFLEFADEVLDADFIAMGHYVRRTFPTAEEIANGVKPQMLRGLDSNKDQSYFLYTLSSEQVARSLFPVGELEKPEVRRIAEEQGLITAKKKDSTGICFIGERKFTEFLGKYLPAQPGNIETPEGKVIGQHQGLMYHTLGQRKGLHIGGTKGGGGNEDPWFVGEKDLKRNVLIAVQGKDHPLLKSQGLLASQLHWVDRTPIKAPLSCTVKTRYRQTDIPCTIIPVDDENIKVIFDEPQIAVTPGQSAVFYLDEVCLGGGIIEERI, from the coding sequence ATGTCAGACAACAGCCAAAAGAAAGTCATCGTCGGTATGTCCGGTGGTGTGGATTCTTCAGTATCAGCCTACCTACTTCAGCAACAAGGATACCAAGTTGAAGGTCTTTTCATGAAAAACTGGGAAGAAGATGACAACGAGGAATATTGTACTGCAGCCGAAGATTTAGCAGATGCGCAAGCGGTGTGTGACAAATTAGGTATTCACCTTCACACCATTAACTTTGCTGCTGAATATTGGGATAACGTATTTGAATATTTCCTAGAGGAATACAAAGCGGGTCGTACACCAAACCCAGATATCTTATGTAATAAAGAAATTAAATTTAAAGCCTTCTTAGAGTTTGCTGATGAAGTGCTTGATGCTGACTTTATTGCTATGGGTCACTACGTTCGTCGTACCTTCCCAACAGCTGAAGAAATCGCTAATGGCGTTAAACCACAAATGTTACGTGGTTTAGATTCAAATAAAGATCAAAGTTACTTCCTATACACATTAAGCTCAGAGCAAGTTGCTCGTAGTTTATTCCCTGTTGGTGAACTTGAGAAACCAGAAGTACGCCGCATTGCTGAAGAGCAAGGTTTGATCACAGCGAAGAAAAAAGATTCAACAGGTATCTGCTTTATCGGTGAGCGTAAATTCACTGAATTCTTAGGCAAATACTTACCAGCACAACCAGGTAATATCGAAACACCTGAAGGTAAAGTGATTGGTCAACACCAAGGTTTGATGTATCACACTTTAGGTCAGCGTAAAGGTCTACACATCGGCGGCACCAAAGGCGGTGGCGGTAATGAAGATCCATGGTTCGTTGGTGAAAAAGATCTAAAACGAAACGTATTAATTGCAGTTCAAGGCAAAGATCACCCATTATTGAAATCTCAAGGTCTATTGGCTTCTCAACTTCATTGGGTTGATCGCACACCAATTAAAGCACCATTGAGCTGTACGGTTAAAACACGTTACCGTCAAACTGATATCCCTTGTACTATCATCCCTGTTGATGATGAAAACATTAAAGTGATTTTTGACGAGCCGCAAATTGCAGTGACTCCGGGTCAATCTGCAGTATTCTACCTAGACGAAGTATGTCTAGGCGGCGGTATTATCGAAGAGCGTATTTAA
- the norV gene encoding anaerobic nitric oxide reductase flavorubredoxin has protein sequence MTIHIKNNVNWVGQRDWEVSDFHGTEFKMTKGTSYNSYLIQEEKTVLIDTVDHRFSHQFIQNLEMEIDLASIDYIVINHAEEDHSGALAALMEKIPGTPIYCTENAIDSIVGHHHHPEWNFNPIKTGDALDIGNGKQLIFVEAPMLHWPDSMMTYLTGDAILFSNDAFGQHYCDERLFNDEVDQTELMEQCLRYYANILTPFSALVTAKIKEVLSFNLPVDMIATSHGCVWRDNPTQIIHQYLEWADNYQEDRITIFYDSMSNNTRMMADAIAQGIHDVDPAVAVKVFNVSRQDKNDILTSVFRSKGILVGSSTMNNVMMPKIAGMLEEITGLRFRAKKAGAFGSYGWNGGAVDRIHSRLTDAGFETAVGLKAKWRPDGKAMQLCREHGQFIAKQWALAPLTTTFNTINVDKKIQTIEEPVVLVKPSAELEKTATEVTSSKDAKQCMLCSVCNWVYDPEIGESNQGVEPNTPWSSVPDDFLCPECHLGKDVFVEII, from the coding sequence ATGACTATTCATATTAAAAACAATGTTAACTGGGTTGGACAACGCGATTGGGAAGTATCTGATTTCCATGGTACTGAATTCAAAATGACCAAGGGTACAAGTTATAACAGCTATCTTATTCAAGAAGAAAAAACCGTGCTTATTGATACGGTCGATCATCGTTTTAGTCATCAATTTATTCAAAATTTAGAAATGGAAATTGATCTTGCGAGCATTGATTACATTGTCATTAACCATGCTGAAGAAGATCATTCAGGAGCGCTTGCTGCATTAATGGAGAAAATCCCTGGTACTCCAATTTACTGCACTGAAAATGCGATTGATTCCATTGTCGGACATCATCATCACCCAGAGTGGAATTTTAATCCAATTAAGACAGGTGATGCATTGGATATTGGTAATGGAAAGCAATTGATCTTTGTTGAAGCACCTATGCTTCATTGGCCAGATAGCATGATGACCTATTTAACTGGTGATGCAATTCTGTTTAGTAACGATGCATTTGGTCAACATTATTGCGATGAACGTTTATTTAATGACGAGGTAGATCAAACAGAATTGATGGAGCAATGTTTACGTTATTACGCGAATATTCTTACGCCATTCAGTGCTTTGGTTACCGCTAAAATTAAAGAAGTATTAAGCTTTAATTTACCTGTCGATATGATTGCAACTTCTCACGGTTGTGTATGGCGAGATAACCCTACTCAAATTATTCATCAATATTTAGAGTGGGCTGATAATTATCAAGAAGATCGTATTACGATTTTTTATGATTCTATGTCAAACAACACTCGAATGATGGCTGATGCTATTGCCCAAGGTATTCACGATGTAGACCCTGCTGTTGCAGTCAAAGTATTCAATGTTTCTCGCCAAGATAAGAATGATATTTTAACCAGTGTGTTCCGCTCAAAAGGGATCCTTGTAGGTTCATCAACCATGAATAATGTAATGATGCCTAAAATTGCGGGCATGTTAGAAGAGATTACTGGTCTTAGATTTAGAGCAAAAAAAGCTGGAGCATTTGGTAGTTACGGTTGGAATGGTGGTGCTGTTGATCGAATCCATTCACGTTTAACCGATGCTGGTTTTGAAACCGCAGTAGGTTTAAAAGCGAAATGGCGTCCAGATGGTAAAGCAATGCAGTTATGTCGAGAACATGGACAATTTATTGCAAAACAGTGGGCGTTAGCACCATTAACAACGACATTTAATACAATTAATGTCGATAAAAAAATTCAGACAATAGAGGAACCGGTTGTTCTTGTTAAACCAAGTGCCGAACTAGAAAAAACGGCGACAGAAGTGACGTCATCAAAAGATGCAAAACAGTGCATGCTTTGCTCGGTCTGTAATTGGGTCTATGACCCTGAAATTGGTGAATCGAATCAAGGTGTAGAACCAAATACACCGTGGTCTTCAGTTCCTGATGATTTCTTATGCCCTGAATGTCATTTAGGTAAAGACGTATTTGTGGAAATTATTTAG
- a CDS encoding DEAD/DEAH box helicase, whose amino-acid sequence MPFSKLGLSDPILKAIDELGYKAPTPIQQKAIPVALTGKNLIAAAQTGTGKTASFVLPILEILSEDPTKVRAKRIRALILTPTRELAIQVEENIQQYSKHIDITSLAMYGGVDYKEQKQRLIEGVDVLVATPGRLLDMYTQRAIHFDELDILVLDEADRMLDMGFIEDINKIIERLPLDRQNMLFSATLSDQVRYLAKTAINNPIEISISPKTTSSPQIDQWLTTVDKDKKSALLSHLIKENNWDQALIFIETKHGAAKLVSQLEKRDIRAEAFHSGRSQEARAKVLNDFKEGKLQYLVATGIAARGIDIDELTRVVNYDLPFPADDYVHRIGRTGRAGAKGEAISFVSKDDFKNLCMIESRLGHLIVRKEIEGFAPRKEVPISILNYKPKRKPTPKN is encoded by the coding sequence ATGCCATTTTCTAAACTTGGGTTAAGTGACCCAATTTTAAAAGCTATCGACGAGTTGGGTTATAAAGCACCAACACCAATCCAACAAAAAGCGATCCCTGTTGCACTTACAGGTAAAAACCTAATTGCTGCTGCGCAAACAGGTACAGGTAAAACAGCAAGTTTTGTATTACCTATCTTAGAAATTCTCAGTGAAGACCCAACAAAAGTTAGAGCAAAACGTATTCGCGCTTTGATCTTAACGCCAACTCGTGAGCTTGCGATTCAAGTTGAAGAAAATATTCAACAATACAGCAAGCATATCGATATCACTTCTCTGGCTATGTACGGTGGTGTTGACTATAAAGAGCAAAAGCAACGCTTAATTGAAGGGGTTGACGTATTAGTTGCAACGCCTGGCCGTTTGCTTGATATGTACACTCAAAGAGCGATTCACTTTGATGAATTAGATATTCTGGTTCTTGATGAAGCTGACCGTATGCTAGATATGGGCTTTATCGAAGACATTAATAAAATTATCGAACGTTTACCGTTAGATCGTCAAAACATGCTGTTTTCAGCAACGTTATCAGATCAAGTTCGTTATTTAGCAAAAACAGCCATCAATAACCCAATTGAGATTTCAATTTCTCCAAAAACGACATCTTCACCACAAATTGATCAGTGGTTAACGACTGTTGATAAAGATAAGAAATCAGCGCTACTTAGTCATTTAATAAAAGAGAACAATTGGGATCAAGCACTGATCTTTATTGAAACAAAACACGGCGCTGCAAAACTAGTTAGTCAATTAGAAAAACGTGATATCAGAGCCGAAGCGTTCCACAGTGGCCGTAGCCAAGAAGCTCGTGCAAAAGTATTAAACGACTTTAAAGAAGGCAAACTACAATATTTGGTTGCAACAGGGATTGCCGCTCGTGGTATTGATATTGATGAATTAACACGAGTTGTTAACTATGACTTACCTTTCCCTGCTGACGATTATGTTCACCGTATTGGTCGTACAGGTCGTGCGGGAGCAAAAGGTGAGGCGATTTCATTTGTATCTAAAGACGATTTTAAAAACTTATGTATGATTGAAAGTCGTTTAGGTCATCTCATTGTACGTAAAGAAATTGAAGGATTTGCACCACGTAAAGAAGTGCCAATTTCAATTCTAAACTACAAACCAAAAAGAAAACCGACACCGAAAAACTGA
- the purB gene encoding adenylosuccinate lyase, translating to MELSALTAVSPVDGRYGSKTISLRSIFSEYGLLKYRTVVEVRWLQKLAATQTIAEVATLSAEANQFLDNIAANFNEEDAMRIKEIERTTNHDVKAVEYFLKEKVAEVPELHAINEFIHFACTSEDINNTSHALMLKEARDTVILPEIRNVIDAIKALANEYRDIPLLSRTHGQPASPSTMGKEMANVAYRMERQYKQIENVEILAKINGAVGNYNAHLSAYPDVDWHKFSEEFITESLGVTWNPYTTQIEPHDYIAELFDAIARFNTILLDFDRDVWGYIALGHFKQKTIAGEIGSSTMPHKVNPIDFENSEGNLGLANAIFSHLAQKLPVSRWQRDLTDSTVLRNLGVGCGYAIIAYTSTLKGISKLEVNRDALLAELDKNWEVLAEPVQTVMRRYGIEKPYEKLKELTRGKRVDGEGMRAFIDGLEIPADEKARLKEMTPANYIGQAIELTDKL from the coding sequence ATGGAATTGTCAGCATTAACTGCTGTTTCACCTGTAGATGGTCGCTACGGAAGTAAAACAATTTCTCTACGCAGCATCTTTAGTGAGTATGGCTTACTAAAGTACCGTACTGTTGTTGAAGTTCGTTGGCTTCAAAAACTAGCTGCTACGCAAACGATTGCGGAAGTAGCTACATTAAGCGCAGAAGCGAATCAATTCTTAGATAACATCGCAGCAAACTTCAATGAAGAAGATGCAATGCGTATCAAAGAAATTGAACGCACTACAAACCATGACGTTAAAGCAGTCGAATACTTTCTAAAAGAGAAAGTAGCTGAAGTTCCAGAGCTTCACGCTATTAATGAATTCATTCACTTTGCATGTACTTCAGAAGATATCAACAACACGTCTCACGCTCTAATGCTTAAAGAAGCTCGTGATACGGTAATTCTTCCAGAAATTCGTAACGTTATTGATGCGATTAAAGCATTAGCAAACGAATACCGTGACATTCCACTTCTGTCTCGTACACACGGTCAACCAGCTTCTCCATCGACTATGGGTAAAGAAATGGCTAACGTGGCGTACCGTATGGAACGTCAATATAAGCAAATCGAAAACGTTGAAATCCTAGCTAAAATCAATGGTGCGGTTGGTAACTATAACGCTCACCTTTCTGCTTACCCAGATGTTGATTGGCACAAATTCAGCGAAGAGTTCATCACTGAGTCTCTAGGTGTTACTTGGAACCCATACACAACTCAAATCGAACCTCACGATTACATCGCTGAGCTATTTGATGCGATTGCTCGTTTTAATACTATCCTTCTTGATTTTGACCGTGACGTATGGGGCTACATTGCTCTTGGCCACTTCAAGCAAAAAACAATTGCTGGTGAAATCGGTTCTTCAACAATGCCGCACAAAGTTAACCCAATCGACTTTGAAAACTCAGAAGGTAACCTAGGTCTTGCTAATGCTATCTTTAGCCACCTAGCACAAAAACTGCCTGTATCTCGCTGGCAGCGTGATCTAACTGACTCAACGGTTCTTCGTAACCTAGGTGTTGGTTGTGGCTACGCTATCATTGCATACACATCGACTCTAAAAGGCATTAGCAAATTAGAAGTTAACCGTGATGCTCTACTTGCTGAGCTAGATAAAAACTGGGAAGTTCTTGCTGAACCTGTACAAACAGTAATGCGTCGTTACGGCATCGAAAAGCCATACGAAAAGCTAAAAGAACTGACTCGTGGTAAGCGTGTAGATGGCGAAGGCATGCGTGCATTCATCGACGGTTTAGAAATCCCTGCAGATGAGAAAGCTCGTCTAAAAGAGATGACTCCAGCTAACTACATCGGTCAAGCTATCGAGCTAACTGACAAACTGTAA
- the hflD gene encoding high frequency lysogenization protein HflD, with translation MANTLFDRTIAFAGICQAASLVQKMAKDGHCDQEAFDTAIQSILETNPSNTVAVYGKESNLRIGLECLVRDFDNTPSGSELTRYLISLMALERKLAGHRDGMSKLGERIGTIERQLEHFDIHDEQMLSNIASIYLDVISPMGPRIQVTGTPSVLQQPMTQHKVRALLLSGIRSAVLWRQVGGKRRHLIFGRKKMVEQAKIILARI, from the coding sequence GTGGCGAACACTTTATTTGACAGAACCATTGCATTTGCTGGCATTTGCCAAGCTGCAAGCTTAGTTCAAAAAATGGCAAAAGATGGTCACTGTGATCAAGAGGCGTTTGACACAGCAATTCAATCAATTCTAGAAACGAACCCAAGCAATACGGTTGCAGTTTATGGAAAAGAATCAAATTTACGAATTGGCCTAGAGTGCTTAGTTCGTGATTTTGATAATACGCCTTCAGGTAGTGAATTAACTCGTTACCTTATTAGCCTTATGGCTCTAGAGCGCAAACTGGCAGGTCATCGTGATGGCATGAGTAAATTAGGTGAACGTATCGGTACTATCGAACGCCAACTTGAGCACTTTGACATTCACGATGAACAAATGTTGAGTAACATTGCGAGCATTTACTTAGACGTGATCAGCCCAATGGGTCCACGAATTCAAGTAACAGGTACTCCATCAGTTCTTCAACAACCGATGACTCAGCATAAAGTACGAGCTCTATTGTTATCAGGTATTCGCTCAGCCGTATTATGGCGTCAGGTGGGAGGCAAACGCCGTCACTTGATCTTTGGCCGAAAGAAAATGGTTGAGCAAGCAAAAATTATTCTCGCTCGAATTTAA
- a CDS encoding AraC family transcriptional regulator, producing the protein MKANLERVPIRIGSSWRYKKIDGVEKNCHWHFHNEYELVLFRKNNAKGMVGHFERVIEKNTLWLIPPKMPHAIELLEEKELQCESHIIWLPKEWVENMIFSCTELRRMGELFKRSSNGLCFSTSTAEKVYQFIEKLFKDSILDDLGYLIQILGCLCSDKETRPLQLFSKQEASDKEGKEKIDLVCQYIDDNYQNSITLLNVAEHLCTSESTIHRLFQSHFGESFSQYLKKLRLNHAANLLTHSRLPIGIVAEQVGYRNQTNFNRLFKDYKQLTPNQYRKKFSSL; encoded by the coding sequence ATGAAAGCGAATTTAGAACGAGTTCCAATTCGTATTGGTTCTTCTTGGCGATATAAAAAAATTGATGGTGTTGAAAAAAATTGTCACTGGCACTTTCATAATGAGTATGAATTGGTGCTATTTCGGAAAAATAATGCCAAGGGAATGGTGGGGCATTTTGAGAGAGTCATTGAGAAAAATACATTATGGCTGATTCCCCCTAAGATGCCACACGCTATTGAGTTGTTAGAAGAAAAGGAACTGCAATGTGAATCTCATATTATTTGGCTACCAAAGGAGTGGGTTGAGAATATGATATTCAGTTGTACAGAGCTAAGAAGAATGGGGGAACTATTTAAACGTTCTAGTAATGGATTGTGCTTTTCAACTTCGACAGCTGAAAAGGTTTATCAATTTATTGAAAAGCTATTTAAAGATTCTATTCTTGATGATCTTGGCTATTTAATTCAGATTCTAGGTTGTTTATGTTCTGATAAAGAGACTAGACCGCTTCAACTATTTTCAAAGCAAGAGGCCTCGGATAAAGAAGGAAAAGAGAAGATTGACCTTGTTTGCCAGTATATTGATGATAATTACCAAAACTCAATTACATTATTGAATGTAGCTGAGCATCTTTGCACCAGTGAAAGTACTATTCATCGATTATTTCAGTCTCATTTTGGTGAAAGTTTTAGCCAATATTTGAAAAAACTGAGACTCAATCACGCCGCTAATTTACTTACTCACAGTCGTTTACCAATTGGAATTGTAGCAGAGCAAGTAGGGTATAGAAATCAAACGAATTTTAATCGCTTGTTTAAGGATTATAAGCAACTGACGCCAAATCAATACAGGAAGAAGTTTAGTAGCCTTTAG